A window of the Nitrospira sp. genome harbors these coding sequences:
- the kdsA gene encoding 3-deoxy-8-phosphooctulonate synthase, which produces MSTSHETNLKAMTHLVDIGTFKVGQGQRPFLIAGPCVIESEQVVMDTAGRVAELTKGLGIPYIFKSSFDKANRTSIKSFRGPGIKDGLAILSKVKDHFGLPVLTDVHTEEQATEAGKVVDVLQIPAFLCRQTDLLIAAAQTGKVVNVKKGQFLSPIEMGNAVKKIEECGSQRILLTERGSSFGYNNLVVDMRSFPILRNFGYPVVFDATHSVQLPGGGGTKSSGQREFVEPLACAAAGAGVDGFFMEVHPNPDEALSDGPNMVPLHQLKSLLERVMRICDATKPRS; this is translated from the coding sequence TTGAGCACCTCACATGAAACGAATCTGAAAGCTATGACGCATCTCGTCGATATTGGAACGTTCAAAGTCGGACAAGGGCAGCGGCCGTTTTTGATTGCCGGGCCTTGTGTGATCGAGAGCGAACAGGTCGTGATGGACACGGCAGGGCGAGTCGCCGAGCTGACGAAGGGACTGGGGATTCCGTACATCTTCAAGTCGTCATTCGACAAGGCTAACCGCACCTCCATCAAGTCGTTTCGTGGTCCTGGGATCAAAGATGGTCTGGCCATCCTGAGCAAGGTGAAGGACCACTTTGGTCTGCCTGTCTTGACCGATGTGCATACAGAGGAGCAGGCGACGGAAGCGGGGAAAGTCGTGGATGTTCTCCAGATTCCAGCCTTTCTCTGTCGCCAGACGGATCTCCTGATTGCGGCTGCACAAACCGGAAAAGTGGTGAACGTGAAGAAGGGCCAGTTCCTCTCGCCGATAGAGATGGGCAATGCGGTGAAGAAGATCGAAGAGTGCGGAAGTCAGCGGATTCTGCTCACCGAGCGGGGATCGTCCTTCGGCTACAACAATCTTGTCGTGGATATGCGGTCCTTTCCTATTTTGAGAAATTTCGGGTATCCTGTCGTCTTTGATGCGACGCATAGTGTCCAGTTGCCTGGAGGTGGAGGGACCAAATCCAGCGGCCAGCGTGAATTTGTCGAGCCGCTGGCTTGCGCAGCGGCCGGAGCGGGCGTCGACGGATTCTTCATGGAAGTTCACCCGAATCCTGACGAGGCGCTGTCCGATGGACCGAACATGGTGCCATTACATCAATTAAAATCTCTACTTGAACGAGTCATGCGGATATGCGACGCAACAAAGCCAAGAAGCTGA
- the sthA gene encoding Si-specific NAD(P)(+) transhydrogenase yields MAHYDLLVIGTGPAGQKAAIQAAKLNKKVGIIERKTVVGGVCINTGTIPSKSLREAVLYLSGFRQRSLYGEEYRLKKKISIEDLAFRSNHVIKHEIQTVQNQMARNQVDMFFGSASFLDPHRLRIQRDRGALELTADFIVIAVGTEPARPSHIPFDDHTIIDTDGLLTLKRIPASIVIVGGGVIGTEYASMLAALGIPVTLIDKRPRLLEFVDHEIIETLQQRMKDLGVTLYHDEEVLAIKQEWNKSVRVTLRNNRPVHTSTLMYAIGRVGATQSLNLHAVALKPDERGRLTVNEHFQTAIPHIYAVGDVVGFPALASTSMQQGRHAACHAFGHPDRTDISLLPYGIYAIPEISMVGRNEEELREAEVPYGVGIARYEEIARGQLIGDETGMLKLLFHRHTRHLLGVHAIGEGATELIHIGQAVMAFHGKIDYFIDTVFNYPTLAECYKVAALDGMNRSPRTWIPYL; encoded by the coding sequence ATGGCTCATTACGATTTACTTGTCATCGGCACCGGACCCGCCGGCCAAAAGGCTGCTATTCAGGCGGCCAAGCTGAACAAGAAGGTCGGGATCATCGAGCGGAAGACGGTCGTCGGCGGAGTTTGCATCAATACCGGGACCATTCCAAGCAAATCCCTCCGCGAAGCGGTGCTCTATCTCTCCGGATTTCGTCAACGCAGCCTCTATGGGGAAGAGTACCGCTTAAAAAAGAAAATCTCGATCGAAGACCTTGCCTTCCGCTCGAACCACGTCATCAAGCACGAGATCCAGACCGTGCAGAATCAGATGGCCCGGAATCAGGTCGATATGTTTTTCGGTTCGGCCAGTTTCCTCGATCCGCATCGCCTGCGCATTCAAAGAGATCGTGGCGCGCTTGAGCTGACGGCGGACTTCATCGTCATCGCCGTGGGGACGGAGCCGGCTCGGCCGTCACACATTCCGTTCGACGACCACACCATCATCGACACGGACGGACTCCTGACCCTCAAGCGCATTCCCGCCTCCATCGTGATCGTCGGAGGCGGTGTGATCGGAACGGAGTATGCCTCGATGCTCGCCGCCTTGGGCATCCCCGTCACCCTGATCGATAAACGGCCGCGTCTGTTGGAGTTTGTGGACCATGAGATCATCGAAACGCTCCAACAACGAATGAAAGACTTGGGAGTGACGCTGTATCACGATGAAGAAGTCCTCGCGATCAAGCAAGAATGGAACAAGTCCGTCCGAGTAACTTTGCGGAACAACCGTCCGGTCCACACATCGACACTCATGTATGCGATCGGGCGCGTCGGGGCGACACAATCGCTGAATCTCCACGCCGTCGCACTCAAACCTGACGAGCGGGGACGCTTGACTGTCAACGAACACTTCCAAACGGCGATTCCCCACATCTATGCGGTCGGCGACGTCGTCGGTTTTCCCGCCTTGGCATCGACGTCAATGCAACAGGGCCGCCATGCCGCCTGTCACGCCTTTGGCCACCCGGATCGTACCGACATCTCGCTCCTCCCCTACGGCATCTATGCCATTCCAGAGATCTCCATGGTGGGTCGAAACGAGGAAGAACTCAGAGAGGCAGAGGTGCCCTATGGAGTCGGCATCGCTCGCTACGAAGAAATCGCCCGTGGACAACTTATCGGCGATGAAACCGGCATGCTCAAACTGTTGTTTCACCGACACACCAGACATCTGCTCGGTGTTCATGCCATCGGCGAAGGCGCCACGGAACTGATCCATATCGGTCAAGCCGTCATGGCCTTTCATGGCAAGATCGATTACTTTATCGATACGGTCTTCAACTACCCGACGTTGGCGGAATGTTACAAGGTCGCCGCACTGGACGGCATGAATCGTTCACCGAGAACCTGGATTCCCTATCTATAA
- the pgsA gene encoding CDP-diacylglycerol--glycerol-3-phosphate 3-phosphatidyltransferase, with amino-acid sequence MNRVLEVWRDIGQDSLNLPNLLTLVRILLIPVFIILFVNPTPDQSLAAAIIFTVAAVTDMLDGYIARRTGQVTKLGKLLDPIADKLLVLSALILLMNVDRVSALVALLIIAREVAVTGIRAIAASEGMIIPAETTGKYKMALQVVAIILLILEGTGLAQLGNLHLAGTVTLYLSLLLGYISGSQYVWTFWKQVVAKGL; translated from the coding sequence ATGAACCGCGTTCTGGAGGTGTGGCGAGACATTGGGCAGGACTCGCTCAATCTGCCCAATCTCCTCACGCTCGTCCGCATTCTCTTGATTCCTGTCTTCATCATTCTCTTCGTCAATCCAACGCCTGATCAGTCGCTAGCCGCAGCCATCATCTTTACCGTCGCGGCGGTGACGGATATGTTGGACGGCTATATCGCCCGGCGAACCGGCCAGGTGACGAAGCTCGGCAAGCTGCTCGATCCGATCGCGGACAAACTTCTGGTCTTGTCGGCCCTGATTCTCCTCATGAACGTGGATCGGGTCAGCGCGCTGGTGGCGTTGCTGATTATCGCGCGCGAAGTCGCGGTTACCGGCATCCGCGCCATTGCTGCGAGTGAAGGGATGATCATCCCGGCGGAGACGACCGGCAAGTATAAGATGGCGCTCCAAGTTGTGGCCATCATCCTGCTGATCTTAGAAGGGACAGGGCTTGCCCAACTCGGCAATTTGCACTTAGCCGGCACCGTCACGTTGTATCTCTCGTTGCTGCTGGGCTACATCTCCGGCAGTCAGTATGTATGGACCTTCTGGAAGCAGGTCGTCGCGAAGGGACTCTGA
- a CDS encoding BrnT family toxin — MQFEWDREKAKRNIRKHGVSFDEAVTVFYDPLSATFDDPDHSVGERRFITVGYSIHGRLLAVSHTERGKAIRIISARPATRHERKRHET, encoded by the coding sequence ATGCAATTTGAGTGGGATCGTGAAAAGGCCAAGCGGAACATTCGGAAACATGGAGTGTCCTTTGACGAAGCGGTAACGGTGTTTTATGATCCCCTATCCGCCACCTTCGATGATCCTGATCACTCCGTCGGTGAGCGGAGGTTCATCACGGTTGGCTACTCCATACACGGAAGGCTATTAGCCGTTTCACACACTGAGCGCGGCAAGGCCATACGTATCATCAGCGCACGACCTGCGACGCGACACGAGAGGAAGCGACATGAAACGTAA
- the amrB gene encoding AmmeMemoRadiSam system protein B yields MTSGAVKSPAQYPVLRNLQFSPIKQGDDQLIVLWDPSGLSREKLVLPLNFFFIVQHFDGEHSLQEIGALYLKRFGEFLMPSHVEQLVADLEQKLFLEGPRTESARQQACLVYRQQTARQAAFAGRSYEADSAKLRKQIDGFFTSSDGPDFKPSEHQGKLIKGLVVPTYDLKQAGPVYAWGYKELQEAQQPDVYVLIGTAHAGLENLFAVTDKDFETALGVVSVDQPIVNRLKAVAPECFEEDIAHQSEHAIEFQLPFLQTIIGKPFTIIPVLSSFSALSLRDPTVRNSVDRFLSALRDTIGVSGRTVCVIAAGELAHLGLRYGDSAPPTDFSFHRSMQHDLEMLKQVEELKPDGFAGYIQKENDQRRISGFSPIYSLLRLIQAENGQVLRYDRGITDQYNSTVTYASMAFF; encoded by the coding sequence ATGACATCCGGTGCCGTAAAATCTCCCGCCCAATATCCAGTCCTGCGGAACTTGCAATTTTCCCCCATTAAGCAGGGGGACGATCAGCTGATCGTGCTGTGGGACCCCAGCGGCCTGAGCAGAGAGAAACTGGTTTTGCCGTTGAACTTTTTTTTCATCGTGCAACATTTCGATGGTGAACATTCCCTACAAGAGATCGGTGCGTTGTACCTGAAACGGTTCGGCGAGTTTCTGATGCCGAGTCACGTGGAACAACTGGTGGCGGATCTGGAACAAAAGCTGTTCTTGGAAGGGCCAAGAACCGAGTCGGCACGGCAACAGGCCTGTCTCGTCTATCGGCAACAGACAGCCCGACAGGCAGCTTTTGCCGGGCGTAGCTACGAGGCGGATAGCGCCAAACTGCGGAAGCAGATTGACGGCTTCTTCACATCAAGCGACGGGCCGGATTTCAAACCGTCGGAGCATCAGGGTAAGTTGATCAAAGGCCTGGTTGTGCCGACCTACGATCTCAAGCAAGCCGGGCCGGTCTATGCGTGGGGATACAAGGAGTTACAGGAGGCTCAACAACCTGATGTCTATGTTCTTATTGGGACCGCCCATGCGGGCCTTGAAAACCTCTTTGCCGTGACCGACAAGGATTTTGAGACCGCGCTCGGTGTGGTGTCGGTGGACCAGCCGATCGTGAATCGCCTCAAGGCGGTTGCGCCGGAGTGCTTTGAGGAGGATATCGCTCATCAGTCAGAGCATGCGATCGAATTTCAACTGCCGTTTCTTCAGACCATCATCGGCAAGCCTTTCACGATTATTCCGGTTTTGTCGTCGTTTTCCGCGTTGAGCCTGAGGGATCCAACTGTTCGGAACTCGGTGGATCGATTCCTCAGTGCCCTACGAGACACAATTGGTGTCTCCGGAAGGACCGTGTGCGTCATTGCTGCAGGGGAGTTGGCTCACCTCGGTCTCCGCTACGGCGATAGCGCTCCACCGACCGATTTTTCCTTCCACCGCTCGATGCAGCATGACTTAGAAATGTTGAAACAGGTCGAGGAACTTAAGCCGGATGGATTCGCGGGATACATTCAGAAGGAAAACGATCAACGCCGTATCTCCGGCTTCTCTCCTATTTATAGCTTGCTCCGATTAATCCAAGCCGAAAACGGCCAAGTCCTCCGCTACGATCGCGGCATCACCGATCAATACAACTCCACCGTCACCTACGCCAGCATGGCGTTCTTCTAA
- a CDS encoding IS1380 family transposase — protein MRVRPAPASPLYPKIRFAFTDHPITVWAGAILLRLYFELIGLRAALAPLLIPFAKTSNNQIPTVDVLLAWWYGLALGAERFAHMTRYRRDPLLPRLLGLPRFPSPDTLRRFFCGFTYRRTTEVSEALMRFSLKAMRPILLGHTLDLDSTVFCRYGEQGGSLKGHNPIKRGRPSHHPLVAWLSERRRLLWATLRAGHAGTANGAREFLAQALTLLPAGHQIGLVRADAGFFVTAFLHCLETRDLPYIIVARLTPLVRKVVIHRIPEADWRPVARGIAVADMMATLLAWHGQPRRFVCLRQTLTDRPDASGRRLIECPGYTYRVFVTSVPFAAELVTRMYAGRADSENRIKELKEDLSLDTFCLQSFEATDAAFRTGCVLYNLLMGFRETVLPSGWFERRLRAVRDLVFLVGADLIPDARRLRVRFAVPPEERSELLQRLRTLSEGLPIAAQLDWDLSAAKNEDHALARAPNPSMPTIQPSHQMSGASP, from the coding sequence ATGCGCGTCCGTCCAGCTCCCGCATCACCGCTCTATCCGAAGATTCGCTTTGCCTTCACGGACCATCCGATCACCGTCTGGGCCGGTGCGATTCTACTGCGGCTGTATTTCGAATTGATCGGGCTGCGCGCGGCACTTGCTCCGCTGCTGATCCCCTTTGCGAAGACCTCCAACAATCAGATTCCGACCGTGGACGTGCTGCTGGCCTGGTGGTATGGGCTGGCACTGGGCGCTGAACGTTTTGCGCACATGACCCGCTATCGGCGGGATCCACTGTTGCCACGGCTGCTGGGCCTGCCGCGGTTTCCCTCGCCCGATACGCTGCGGCGGTTCTTCTGTGGGTTTACGTACCGGCGGACCACCGAGGTATCGGAGGCCCTGATGCGGTTCTCCTTGAAGGCCATGCGACCGATTCTGCTGGGCCACACGCTGGATTTGGATTCGACCGTGTTCTGTCGGTATGGCGAGCAAGGTGGGAGTCTCAAGGGGCATAACCCGATCAAGCGTGGCCGCCCCTCCCATCATCCGTTGGTGGCGTGGTTGAGCGAGCGTCGGCGGCTCTTGTGGGCCACCTTGCGGGCGGGCCATGCAGGGACGGCCAACGGCGCACGGGAGTTTCTGGCGCAAGCGCTGACGCTATTGCCCGCCGGGCACCAGATTGGCCTGGTGCGTGCCGATGCCGGCTTTTTTGTCACGGCCTTCTTGCACTGCTTGGAAACCCGGGACTTGCCGTACATCATCGTGGCGCGGCTCACCCCGCTGGTGCGCAAAGTGGTGATTCACCGGATTCCGGAAGCCGACTGGCGGCCCGTCGCGCGGGGCATCGCGGTCGCCGACATGATGGCCACGTTGCTAGCCTGGCACGGACAGCCACGGCGGTTCGTGTGTCTGCGCCAGACGCTGACGGATCGCCCCGATGCGAGTGGGCGGCGGCTGATCGAGTGTCCGGGCTATACGTACCGCGTCTTCGTCACCAGTGTCCCCTTCGCCGCAGAACTGGTCACCCGAATGTACGCGGGCCGAGCCGACAGTGAGAACCGGATCAAGGAACTGAAGGAGGACTTGAGTCTCGACACGTTCTGTCTCCAGTCGTTCGAGGCCACCGATGCGGCCTTCCGCACGGGCTGCGTCCTCTACAATCTGCTCATGGGCTTTCGCGAGACGGTTCTGCCCTCGGGCTGGTTTGAGCGGCGGCTGCGAGCCGTGCGAGATCTGGTCTTCCTGGTCGGGGCGGATCTGATCCCCGACGCCCGACGGCTGCGGGTCCGGTTCGCGGTGCCCCCTGAGGAACGGTCCGAGTTGCTCCAGCGCCTGCGCACGCTTTCCGAGGGGCTGCCCATTGCGGCGCAGTTGGACTGGGACTTGAGTGCAGCCAAGAACGAGGATCACGCCCTCGCTCGCGCCCCCAATCCCTCCATGCCTACGATCCAACCATCACACCAGATGTCTGGGGCCTCCCCCTAA
- the plsY gene encoding glycerol-3-phosphate 1-O-acyltransferase PlsY: MEQQVLIIGLAVCGYFLGAIPFGVVISKAMGLPDPRTVGSKNVGFTNVLRVSGKKAGILTLIGDMGKGWIMGFAATQLLQDEWAILFVALAPFLGHLFSPFLGFKGGKGVATALGSVLGVAPLIGLLLLLAWIGAVAIWRYSSGGALTAFGLFPLIALLLRPTTAFILFSLAVSGLIFIKHKGNIERLRKGTESKMGERKN; this comes from the coding sequence ATGGAACAACAAGTACTCATTATTGGACTCGCCGTCTGCGGCTATTTCTTAGGTGCCATCCCGTTTGGGGTCGTCATCTCAAAGGCGATGGGATTGCCTGATCCCCGCACGGTCGGAAGCAAGAACGTCGGCTTTACAAATGTCCTGCGTGTGTCGGGCAAGAAGGCCGGCATCCTGACCTTGATCGGGGATATGGGTAAAGGGTGGATAATGGGCTTCGCGGCCACACAGCTGTTGCAAGATGAATGGGCTATTTTGTTCGTCGCACTCGCTCCGTTTCTAGGCCATCTCTTTTCGCCGTTTCTTGGATTCAAGGGTGGTAAAGGTGTCGCGACGGCGCTTGGCTCAGTTCTCGGTGTTGCACCGCTAATTGGCTTGTTGCTGCTCCTGGCGTGGATTGGTGCGGTGGCCATCTGGCGCTATTCTTCCGGCGGCGCACTGACAGCTTTTGGACTCTTTCCCCTGATCGCCTTGCTGCTTCGCCCGACGACAGCATTCATCCTCTTCTCACTCGCCGTGAGCGGGCTGATTTTCATCAAACACAAGGGGAATATCGAACGGTTGCGGAAGGGGACGGAAAGTAAGATGGGAGAGCGGAAGAATTAG
- a CDS encoding glutamate mutase L, with translation MTASAFTAPKIDRPLNVIVATDCGSTTTKAILIEKVGEEYRQTYRGEAPTTVEAPFEDVTRGVLNAIAEIEELSGRKILDSDKIITPCRDDKTGVDIYISTSSAGGGLQMMVTGVVQNMTGESAQRAALGAGAIVIDVLAANDGRLPHEKIERIRSMRPDMILMSGGTDGGAVTHVVEMAEYVAAAEPRPRFGATYKLPLIYAGNKEAQPQVKKILEDKSALVVTENIRPVLERENLAPARNKIHDLFLEHVMQQAPGYKRLIDMAGAPIMPTPAAVGLIMETIAKREHLNLIGVDIGGATTDVFSVFDGVFNRTVSANLGMSYSVSNVLAEAGLANIMRWVPFTIDEQTLRNRIKNKMIRPTTIPQTLDELQIEQAIAREALRLALIHHKSLATGLKGVQQERTISDVFEQQTSGKTLIDMLKLDLIVGSGGILSHAPRRIQSMLMMVDAYEPMGCTRLSVDSIFMMPHLGVLSTINEKAATDVFVRDCMIYLGTCVAPIGQGKDGELCADYEIFWPDGKTTKEQLKFGELRSFPLNSGEQATIKVQPSRRVNIGAGAGMALTKEVHGGVVGLLLDGRGRPLQLPADQQDRVVALTKWFDAVELYQTAK, from the coding sequence ATGACGGCTTCCGCTTTCACCGCTCCCAAGATCGACCGTCCTCTCAACGTCATTGTTGCCACCGATTGCGGCAGTACCACGACTAAAGCCATTCTCATCGAGAAAGTCGGTGAGGAGTATCGGCAGACTTATCGCGGAGAAGCGCCGACGACGGTTGAAGCCCCGTTCGAAGATGTGACGCGCGGCGTGCTCAATGCCATCGCTGAAATCGAGGAGCTCTCGGGTCGGAAGATCTTAGACAGCGACAAAATCATCACGCCCTGCCGGGATGATAAGACGGGTGTGGATATTTACATCTCCACCAGCAGCGCCGGTGGTGGTTTGCAGATGATGGTGACCGGGGTCGTGCAGAACATGACAGGTGAAAGCGCGCAGCGAGCGGCGCTGGGCGCAGGAGCCATCGTGATCGATGTGTTGGCCGCAAACGATGGGCGATTGCCACACGAAAAGATCGAACGGATCCGCTCCATGAGACCCGATATGATTCTGATGTCGGGTGGGACCGATGGAGGCGCCGTGACCCACGTGGTGGAGATGGCGGAATATGTGGCGGCGGCGGAACCTCGGCCACGGTTTGGCGCGACCTACAAGTTGCCGCTCATCTATGCGGGCAACAAGGAAGCCCAGCCGCAAGTGAAAAAGATTCTGGAAGACAAATCGGCGCTGGTCGTGACGGAAAATATTCGGCCGGTCCTGGAACGAGAGAACTTGGCTCCGGCGCGAAACAAGATTCATGACCTGTTTCTCGAACATGTCATGCAGCAGGCGCCCGGTTATAAGAGGCTCATCGACATGGCGGGAGCGCCGATTATGCCGACTCCCGCAGCAGTCGGTCTGATCATGGAGACGATCGCCAAGCGGGAACATTTGAACCTGATCGGCGTCGATATCGGGGGAGCGACGACGGACGTCTTTTCTGTTTTCGATGGCGTCTTCAACCGCACAGTCAGCGCCAATCTCGGCATGTCATACAGTGTGTCGAATGTCCTTGCCGAAGCGGGACTGGCCAATATCATGCGCTGGGTCCCCTTTACTATCGACGAGCAGACGCTGCGGAACCGTATCAAGAACAAGATGATCCGTCCGACGACCATTCCACAGACACTCGATGAACTGCAAATCGAGCAGGCCATCGCGCGTGAAGCCTTGCGGCTGGCTTTGATTCACCACAAGTCGCTGGCCACAGGGTTGAAGGGTGTCCAGCAGGAGCGGACGATTTCGGATGTCTTCGAACAGCAGACTTCCGGCAAGACGTTGATCGATATGTTAAAGCTGGACCTGATCGTCGGAAGCGGCGGGATTCTCTCGCATGCGCCTCGTCGCATCCAGTCGATGCTGATGATGGTCGATGCCTATGAACCGATGGGCTGCACGAGATTGTCGGTCGACAGCATTTTCATGATGCCGCATCTCGGGGTACTGTCCACGATCAATGAGAAGGCGGCAACGGATGTGTTCGTCCGGGATTGCATGATCTATCTCGGAACCTGTGTGGCACCGATCGGACAGGGCAAAGACGGGGAACTGTGTGCCGACTATGAAATTTTCTGGCCCGATGGGAAGACCACCAAAGAGCAATTGAAGTTTGGGGAGTTGAGGTCGTTTCCATTGAACTCTGGCGAACAGGCGACGATCAAGGTCCAGCCTTCCAGGAGAGTCAACATAGGGGCTGGGGCGGGTATGGCCCTTACCAAGGAAGTCCACGGGGGTGTTGTCGGACTCTTGCTGGATGGCCGCGGGCGACCACTACAACTTCCGGCTGACCAACAAGACCGTGTCGTGGCCCTCACGAAATGGTTTGACGCAGTCGAGTTGTACCAGACTGCTAAGTAG
- a CDS encoding KpsF/GutQ family sugar-phosphate isomerase: MRRNKAKKLKPSARRNKTTKVKATSPVSKAVTRGSKTMVVKPTGRELKAAKMEESLSDGRRVLEIEARAVQSLVDRLDAKFAKAVDLLVQCKGKVAVSGMGKSGHIGQKIAATLASTGTSSFFLHPAEGVHGDLGMLARRDALVAISNSGETQELLQLLPYVKRLGIPVIAFTGRMTSTLAKNADVALDVSVQEEACPMGLAPTASTTATLALGDALAVALLQKRQFKEEDFARFHPGGTLGRRLLVKVKDLMHADSEIPMVQASVGGMAAMLEMSAKKLGMTTVVDQEGALVGVITDGDLRRFIQRGTDMVNTTASELASHNPKTIGPHELAATAVEMMERYSITTLVVTEEGRTIRGVIHLHDLLKNGIV; this comes from the coding sequence ATGCGACGCAACAAAGCCAAGAAGCTGAAACCATCCGCGCGACGCAACAAAACGACGAAGGTGAAGGCAACAAGTCCAGTATCGAAGGCCGTGACGAGAGGCAGCAAGACCATGGTGGTGAAACCAACCGGTCGTGAATTGAAAGCCGCAAAAATGGAGGAAAGTCTCTCCGATGGCCGGCGTGTCCTCGAAATCGAAGCGCGAGCCGTTCAATCGCTTGTGGACCGGCTGGATGCCAAGTTTGCGAAGGCCGTGGATCTGCTCGTTCAATGCAAGGGAAAGGTCGCCGTATCGGGGATGGGTAAGTCAGGCCACATCGGACAAAAAATTGCTGCGACGCTCGCGAGCACCGGTACTTCGTCATTCTTCCTGCATCCCGCCGAAGGGGTGCACGGAGATCTGGGCATGTTGGCTCGTCGGGATGCGCTGGTCGCGATTTCCAACAGCGGCGAGACGCAAGAGTTACTTCAATTGCTTCCGTACGTGAAACGTCTGGGGATTCCGGTGATTGCGTTCACGGGGCGGATGACTTCGACCCTGGCGAAAAATGCCGATGTTGCGCTCGATGTGTCGGTACAGGAAGAAGCCTGCCCGATGGGACTGGCCCCGACCGCCAGCACGACCGCCACGTTGGCATTAGGCGATGCGTTGGCCGTCGCCCTCCTACAAAAACGGCAGTTCAAAGAAGAGGATTTTGCGCGATTCCATCCAGGCGGCACCTTGGGGCGGCGGTTGCTGGTCAAGGTGAAAGATCTCATGCATGCCGATTCCGAGATCCCGATGGTCCAAGCCAGCGTCGGAGGCATGGCGGCCATGCTTGAAATGAGCGCAAAAAAGCTCGGCATGACGACTGTGGTCGATCAGGAAGGTGCGTTGGTCGGCGTGATTACCGACGGCGACTTGCGACGCTTCATCCAGCGGGGCACGGATATGGTGAACACGACAGCAAGCGAGTTGGCCTCGCACAATCCCAAAACGATCGGACCACACGAATTGGCGGCAACCGCGGTGGAGATGATGGAGCGATATTCGATCACGACGCTGGTGGTGACGGAAGAGGGTCGGACGATTCGCGGTGTGATTCATTTGCACGATTTATTAAAAAACGGGATTGTCTAG
- a CDS encoding CTP synthase, which yields ELKGKIAMFCNVDKDAVITAKDVETIYEVPIVFRKEGLDELIVRQLHVGTGQPNLREWDAMVQKIKRPKHEISVALVGKYVGLKECYKSLGEALVHGGIDHETKVNIDWIESEDIERQGTERILREADGILIPGGFGTRGIEGKVTTIRYARERQVPFLGLCLGMQCAAIEFARNVAGLGGANSAEFEERSPHPVIHLMPDQHGVIDKGGTMRLGSYLCKLGEGTLAQKMYGVSEVRERHRHRYEFNNAYRERLTAKGLVLSGVSPDGRLVEIIELKDHPWFLGTQFHPEYSSRPHRPHPLFSGFVGAALRKKLGQ from the coding sequence CGGAGCTCAAGGGCAAGATCGCGATGTTCTGTAATGTGGATAAGGATGCCGTCATCACGGCCAAAGATGTCGAGACGATCTACGAAGTGCCGATCGTATTCAGAAAAGAGGGGTTGGACGAATTGATTGTTCGTCAGCTCCATGTGGGGACCGGCCAGCCCAATCTTCGCGAGTGGGATGCGATGGTGCAAAAGATCAAGCGTCCGAAGCATGAAATTTCTGTCGCGTTGGTGGGCAAGTATGTGGGACTGAAAGAATGCTACAAGAGCTTGGGAGAAGCGCTGGTCCATGGTGGGATCGATCATGAAACCAAGGTCAATATCGATTGGATCGAGTCCGAAGATATCGAACGGCAGGGGACGGAGCGAATCCTGCGAGAGGCAGACGGCATCTTGATTCCCGGTGGATTTGGGACGCGAGGGATAGAGGGAAAAGTGACGACCATTCGGTATGCACGGGAACGTCAGGTCCCATTCCTCGGCCTGTGTTTAGGCATGCAATGTGCCGCGATCGAATTTGCGCGGAATGTAGCCGGACTGGGCGGTGCCAACAGCGCCGAGTTTGAGGAGCGATCGCCTCATCCCGTGATTCATCTCATGCCCGATCAGCATGGTGTGATCGACAAGGGGGGGACCATGCGACTCGGATCGTATCTCTGCAAGTTGGGCGAGGGGACGCTTGCGCAGAAGATGTACGGTGTGAGCGAGGTTCGTGAACGCCATCGCCATCGCTATGAATTCAATAACGCGTATCGTGAACGACTGACCGCGAAGGGACTGGTCTTGAGCGGGGTCTCTCCTGACGGGCGATTGGTCGAAATCATTGAGTTGAAGGATCATCCTTGGTTCTTGGGGACTCAATTTCACCCTGAATACAGTTCCCGTCCCCACCGTCCCCATCCGCTTTTTAGTGGGTTCGTAGGAGCTGCCCTGCGCAAGAAACTCGGCCAGTAG